In the Dromaius novaehollandiae isolate bDroNov1 unplaced genomic scaffold, bDroNov1.hap1 HAP1_SCAFFOLD_27, whole genome shotgun sequence genome, ACTTTAGGccccctgacatgaactggaagggccaacagcagagtgcaagcaggccaggaggattctggagggcatcaaggacaacttcttcTCACAGCTGCCAGATGAGCCAATAAAGGTGAGGCTTTTCTCTCAGGAAacccagcaggtctttaaggacagaccttcCAGGCACAAGAATGGGCCATCCCAatactcgctaaaactagcagacacctcaggggaccaacttggctaaagagggacctcacacctgagctccagggtaatagggcagcatacagcagggggaagaagggagaggctaaggaggaatttagaaatattgtcccgTGTCATAgacatggtgttagggaagaaaaagctcccctaggaatgacacttgcaggggatgtcaagggcatggagatgagctgctattgctccagtaagaatgaaagaacaagaaggaaaatgtggcctcactgctagatgggacagggaatcttatagcagcagatgcagataggtctgaggaactcaacccatggttaccTTCTGTTTCCACCAGCAaagtctcctgggctgttgtgccttgagtcaggactccagaggagaaaaacagccaatggtggatgaggttagtgagggattccttgtgagaactcaaactacaccagtcagcgggtttggatgggctgcatacgaggatgctgtgagagctgactgctgtcactgcaaggccactcgctaccatgtttgcaaggttgtggagatggggtgaagtcccaatgactggaaaaaggcaaatgttgcatccatcttcaaaaacagccccaaggacaacctggggagctgcaggcagtgcagcctcactttggtgaggagtgagttatGAAATGCATCCTCTcagatcacctttctgggcacatgaaggagaagaaggtgcctgggaacacgtagcatggatttacccagggaagattgtgccacaccaacctgattgcctgctatgaataaataactgcatttgtggatggagaagagtaaatgtctttttgctagacttcagcaaggtgtttgacactgtctccctcaatattcttgcatgcacgttagaacgttacagtctagaagagtaGACACCCAGATGGgtgaaaagctgcttggatggtcagagggcagtggtgaatgggtagcactcttctcggaggccagggagaagtgcagcGCCATTGATCTCTCCCCAGGAACTTGTCTcgtttatcatctgtactagttacatgcaggaggtagcactcatcatacttgtggatgaccccaaactggaggtgggtGGGGCAgacatatgcttgagggctgccattcagagggagctggacaggcaggaggaatgggctgtcaggaacctcatggaattcaacaaggacaaatgtcAGGTCTTGcgcctgggagaaaccaacaccccacagtgttacaggctggggcctgagtgcctggggagcagctctgtggaaaaggacctgagggtgctgggggacagaggcaaaacatgagccagcagcgttgcctggcagcaaagaaggccagaagcatcgtgggctgtctgagcaggagcacagccaggaggtcaagagaaatgatgattgccttccagtcagtattcattagaccacctacagaatactgcatccagtttctGGTTCCCAGAACGAGAGAGAGGCTGATAATTGGGAGCAAATTCGGCTGAGGGTCCTCacagtagttggggagctggagcacctgctctgtgaggaaatggggcttgttcaacttgcagaagagatggctttggagggatctcatagcagccttccaacggctacgaggaggtcacctagaagatggagccaggctcttcaccagggtgcagtgggaggacaagagacaatgggcataagttgaaagaagagacgttcatgcaggacataaggaaaagcttttccactatgaggatggtcaagctttggaagtggttgcccagagaggctgtgcagtctcctgccttggaggtttccaagaccagactggctgaaggccagagccacctagtctgaccccagagctgaccctgctgtgagcaaggagattgggctagagacctcctgaggtcctctccCCCTCAATCCCCAAGagagccctgatcaatcctttacctcactttgagtttcctagagttgttttcttcccccccttctcagtttgtctcctttaccatcctgatcccttcccctacaatcagcccactcctgcttactcttaactcattggtgctgtattggtttcttttttgtttgttgctttgtcttttatttttcttttgacacaggaggagctaaagttcagaaggatcttgaggaactcgggtgatttggacaacaggtacctcatgaagatttacaagagaagtgtcaagtcctgcgcataggcagcaataaacctgtccatgaggagaggttgagggacctgggcttctttagcccattgaagtgcaggcaaaaggcagtagagtaggaggctgtgactgcttgaagggtggtttcagagatgctggagcttttctcggtagtgggaaacagcatgagaaggggaaagagccacaaacagcagcttgagagattcagactggacttcaggtaaaaagaatgtgactcctagagtagtgctgtggtgctacaggtcacctagagggagtctgtgatcagcccttggctttgtgtttcaaggaaaagcaagtgaggacaggaagatatcaggagaggtcgggagatcccggggtgattcataaatagataacaaaggctgcttagacacacagtgaaggagttgttggagtgttctcatatatatatactttttcaatgttcaaaacagttcttcccctttccaggcagagctcaggtgtccaaccacaagcacccagtggcacttggagaggccccggtgtctctgaggcacctgcctgggcctggcagctctcacaggggacctgcgggagaccagagccccttggagctgcagagggaggctgggcagaggggaccagggcacctgcaatggcaccagctgtccatgacccggggactgcatcccagcccagctctgaaaatcactttcaatttctgacaaaaagataatgcataatctccccagaagactagtataccgaaacagaacaaatcaagaaagacaataagaacacagaaaaatgaaaagctggaaagtataagaaaacatctatttgctttaaatcatttttctgaattccttgcttctttcatttgtaatgtcattttctaaacggttctgctataatcaggcctgcactgttaaacaagatatttttgtgtctcacataGAGCAtggtactcagaaaaccaccccctgcccacgactgcccgtgccactcctcactctttgcacagagcacatcacactctgaggtgtcgggctctctcaactgatgaggaaagcagggtgaccagcttcattCATTTTTGGATGGCTaactttgcacaaatctcaacatacctgtgttactgtgaccttttaaaggagtccctaaaacatctagccacactcccttgacattccctgcatggtcactgaagtgtaacttcattttaggggacaacagggaggaggctgatctcaccccctgccagaccctgtcagtgcagatgtctctgtctaagccagttgtctgcacttctgtttctagtcaatggagggaaataagttgtctcaactgagttgttttgagatacttttcctaacgaCAAGCTAAGTTCCCgtagcagctgcctccaaagtctccagcaccacgtgggaacacagctatcccagggtttctcaggcagcaacagcctctctatgtggtcaaatgaatcaagccccaaagggagattctagtcataagctgaaatcttctccaaaaataactcaaggtgataactgacaaaaTTATATTCAACCTCTTGAAGGACTCCAGATGATGACTACTCGTCGTAACAACCCACCAACACCACCAGAGTGAAACTAGCAACTTTAGGACCCAGGGTAGCAGGGGAAGAGTGAGCGTAACACGAGGAAAGGGGTGGAAACTGAGAAGTATGTGTATAACAGTTTAAACTATTATTATTGcaattattatatttctctttctagaatAGTTAGATCTGGCTGGTAATGATTCTTGGATTCACTTTCCCCACAACTGtcccaaagtatttttttttctttgatggaacaaactggttcactctaaaagaaaacctgggactgaaccattatgcatttagtggggaccagattcagggagaagccaaggggctaaacgttttgagaaagcagatgtgacatcacctaagcaagtcttttggtatctccctcgtggtaccagaagaaactgtcatatttcaaaagtgACCCACCCATCAGTTCTGGACATCGACCTGAGGATGGAATACTTCTCCTttggaaggggcctgtgtctattaattacagagggaagctctgggtgggagccagGTGCCCAGGCATAGACATCTGATTCTGTTCTAGACACCTCGAGGCATTGGAGACATCcctaaaggctgtgagaaatgacacagaagctatgggaatcctgtgccctatgtaccaaggtaccccctgtccccagtaaggagactgtttcttctgtggcctcatctctttgatgagagcagcctccatggccaccagctaccttcaaacgagagctctgttccctcctccaCTGTGTTGCTGAGTTTCTTCACACTGACCACTCTGTCTTATGCCTGCACTAGATGTACTGTCCCGAGAATACCCTCTGCTGGAAGCCATAAGAAGCCTTCTTCATCTGCATGTCTCACACTGCCATAGTCAATATCGCGTATGCTAGCTCCATTTTTGGCTATGTGGGACCTGAACACAGCAAATCCTTTGCACCaatcaaagcctgaaaaaagggttcagcagagggttacccccatggtgagcagacaagctgctttgctgtaacccctcagcaactttgcaggttcctctaagagagtacattcagcagaagaataaGTTTAGGTGACATCCAGCAGACTAAGAAGACACAACCCTTTGAATGTTGGAACTTCTccagaaaatgggaagctgggactgtcacctctgattcactgaggctacagtgatgttgctgtaggtggccgggcttgagcttttgctcaattatagtcagcagtttaatttcagcaaatcttccagatgaacccagtacAGATATTCCccaatgccagactagaggcagagggcaagacagggtgtttgggatctaggactaacctgagccccaagttaaaatgccagtgcaaacatggggtattgcccactactgggcttcccattttactccctatataaaaaccacgtgctatgctctgagacgaggtctggggggacaacacagtttgtggagaacctctgtgccaccacttaaaacccatcatctcctcctcccacccttgcatttttgaggcatcctgtttatggagtcatctgctcttttcctttatatgtctaaaaccaaatgcaaaggtggagggcaaaacatcaacatttattgcctgtattttccctgggctttcttctgttagacgtgttcttttgtctgaaaaggaaattagctactaaataaattaggagatttgagatagaaatagggagtttcatctacatcactggaggtgtctgtgagcagctggagcctgtactcattttcccttggctccctatatagtcagtggagatgaacagagagctctagaggttgggtcctcccagactgtaaccagcacgtgaaagaagtgttaccagtgtcttccagacactcttctctctctgccctggcaatatgggagtatgctaacttgctcaaactgaagcgcccaacttctagacacctaaaatataaccctgcttcatgttttctttgttccagatgcttcctgtttcaaataaccaaaaggacagcctttaggtttttcgcatgagatgattcccccctcccctaaagggaaagccacttccagtgactgaaaggaaccgtcatgaatttcactatttagagtattaaaaaaggcaagctatacttgttccctatttcctccccttttctggagaaagaagatgtggaagaaagcaggggattacaaaagagatacttgATATTGGCTTGTTTCAAAATCAGCAGccgcccagatgttctgaatcaaaaaaggcaagtactgaaaagtagaaggaatacctttcaaaatgcatatataaagggatggtctggcatctgcagataacagtaagcatttttgctgggacattagtctggcttttgaaacacagatgtgatggatgtttgcagtaagtcaaagtgaactgggaatttccaaggaaTGGCacgaaatagttcacaatctctttaaaatattgtgctcttgagaaagaatcctttgtgagagtttggaaaaggtagaaagaagacagtaaaatctctgaggactgtaaatgtgaaacggagaaatcagggtgcaatgaatggttgagaggaatattctgtctgtgttacataggaagcaagcaagggagcaaagcaggaaggatacagcctcctgtgcagactgtgaaattctcacacttgtttcttcctgctcctctctcagcaggatgtactgaaattgggcatgggaccaggaaatgaaactgtagttgctgagttcatcctagagggtttctcagggcttcatcgaagactacagctgtttctctccctgctccttctgctcatatacctgacaactgtgatagggaacacagcgatcattttcctcgtgtgtgtggatcaccgcctgcaaacccccatgtactttttcatcagcaatctggcattcctggaaatctggtttacatcctccacaactatcaaattgttggtgattctgagctctggtagaaGAACAATCTCATTAAgtagctgctttgcccagtcctatttctattttgccctgggtggtacagagatgggtctccttgttgtcatgtcctttgaccgctacgttgccatctgccaacctttgcattatgctgctgtcgtgaagtggcagctctgcacccacctcgttgtggctgcttgggtcataggcttcacactctcgagttaccgcctggtcctgctctcaaagctgactttctgtggcccaaacaagatccaccattttttctgtgacaactctcccttgttcaaactgtcctgctctgacaccagcctgctttggaaagcagactctcttttcatatcatttgtagtgctgggttccttatgtttaatcctggtgtcctacatgtgcatcttccattgtattctgcacatgccatcagcatctgggaggaagaaagcttttgctacatgttcttcccatctcatcaccttagccatcgcgtatggaagctgcattgttctctacgcacagccctcagaagatgtttccttggagaccaacagaactgtagctttgctgaacactgtcctgtacccattcttaaatcccttcatctacagtctcagaaacaagactgtgaaactggccttgaaggaagccattggccgtgcaaaggttcaacttttcccccagtcatgatgtttctcgagataacaattttaattatgtatcgtataaaatatcacacacacacagatatgtagctactaaatacaggtgcctcaggagatttattttctcattggattgtagtagtgaaaggaagaagtgtgaattgtgtgtcttggtcacagggggttattataaacaaaatctgaaaaaaattaataaaatgctggaaatgtacttcttaggactggggcatagactgccagtgggtgctgacacaaggaggctttcataagtcatctcaggaaatttagctgaaaactctggggacaatgtccccggactgttgagaaaagctcagaacatcttctctccctgaataacagaagatgctaagcacaaaaattaagctccagcctgggtccttctgcactgcagtgaaggatgtggtggccctggtcttcccatctgggcccacagctccaccagcaacgtgggtaggttagggtatgcaggcagacaactaggctctggcttgaggttgagatAACTGACTAAACTGCTTACTACGCACGTACTTGactacatacatagtaaaactgggaccagtgAGGAGAAAactacttagagatggactgtttattgcaaaggggataaagctggcgaaagggagggatcagttggatcatggacgaaaaagaatgggaaaatggagggagagggaataaaaggggccagttttgtgtaagcaagctgctggcaagtgcacttgcctggccaagctgtgtgcctggtcactgccgTCTGCCTAGcgtcgtattaaatcctattcctagctactttctgggtgagcgttctctattctgtgtgagtacatgtgtggaaggcttgcagccctcaaggcagccagctgccagagacacccatgcaagggtgcgtgtgaggtctcctgcaagcttggagtctcattagccagtgagcaaaaacaggaccaggccatttgcatggttcatgtttatgagtgctgctcgtgtctctgtggtgcctgtaaaggtactgtgcccctggctgcactgatgttttggtggcccaccatgtccgtacagagtgtgtgtgtgcctgttggaagcacatgtgcagcctcactgctgcaggaccagggagcagagaaccacagcagtctcccatccagtggaccagggaggaggaatcccctggatccaaaagtccaccaggttcagcgtcctttaacagtgcaggccttggaggtgctgcagctacttgatcttgatgtcaaggtccctcttctccattactttgtgatccccaaaggggacagagatgattataggcttaggctttggggttgcagcatgaaggaccagctttggcacacatctctctatttccccactattaatctaagcaatatgaagacagagattttataagtgtttgggtcagtgatcccctagagtcaaagggagatgttttgttgttgttgttgatcagacttatcatctgccaacctttattgtaaaagtggctgggtttggacaggtagtgccatatgaactaccctccatttaaaactatctaaggaaagtagcactacttcgttaatctaaatagcagggtcaatgatcactgttttgctggcggtccatgagcaggacagtcgtggtgagcaaaacttcattgtctgaggatctgctgcacattactatacccatcttcatcatatccacggGTAAAAAAAACTGcgggatttttaaactaaatacctattgcaaatatctcaagacctgttttctccttttacacaatggctattactcttgtattaagaatgacaggaaggtatttgggtcgaGAAATTCTTTGGAGcactgtcagacattgcacaaacatctccatagctacattattgccatttccgcctgctgcaaaactgtgcagatagcataggcacaagaataaggtgtcctaactgcaagcttatatgtagatctgggccagcacaaggccatggctattagactttaaatggtttgtctatgattttgtgagagaggtgcacagtctacatggaaaagcatctcaaatgtaaaagctgggaatgcagtttgtgtcatgaaaagatcttgaatgtcggccatcatcagcatttcatgcctgtggtcaaactcccagaaacagggaagggctgcatTTTCgatgatatgtaacaaatacaggaaactggaacaaatgtccaaaatcacatttctttcctggagttagcactggaagtagcgtgggatgaagaaggagtagaaaggaaacctcagtgagaatggcaattaaaaagggttatgagtctgATGGACTCTctttggctgtttatgaacacaaagtttcaaggTTAAACCTCCCtggcagataatgccaaaggctgtgctggcccctttgttgttagt is a window encoding:
- the LOC135326412 gene encoding olfactory receptor 6E1-like, which codes for TPMYFFISNLAFLEIWFTSSTTIKLLVILSSGRRTISLSSCFAQSYFYFALGGTEMGLLVVMSFDRYVAICQPLHYAAVVKWQLCTHLVVAAWVIGFTLSSYRLVLLSKLTFCGPNKIHHFFCDNSPLFKLSCSDTSLLWKADSLFISFVVLGSLCLILVSYMCIFHCILHMPSASGRKKAFATCSSHLITLAIAY